The following proteins are co-located in the Papaver somniferum cultivar HN1 unplaced genomic scaffold, ASM357369v1 unplaced-scaffold_128, whole genome shotgun sequence genome:
- the LOC113331775 gene encoding endoglucanase 9-like, with the protein MTRGASQSSISSLLSIFFLLFLVRSVNGNPNYMDALAKSILFFEGQRSGKLPAGQRLTWRSHSGLKDGSAANVDLTGGYYDAGDNVKFNLPMAYSTVMLSWGSLENGKKMGAQLGKARVAIRWATDYLLKCANASPGKLYVGVGDPNVDHKCWERPEDMDTVRTVYSVSAGSPGSDVAAETAAALAAGSMVFRVVDRKYSLLLLKTAKKVMKFALSYQGAYSDSLGSAVCPFYCSYSGYKDELIWGATWLLRATNDVSYANLIKSLATDDGVDIFSWDNKFAGAYVLLARRALLDKDKSFDPFIQKAENFMCRILPNSPYSTTHYTPGGLMYKLSQCNLQYVTSITFLLATYAKYMVAAKHTFNCGNTLVTSETLRHLAKSQVDYILGVNPRKMSYMVGYGPSYPHKIHHRGSSIASIKTYKQTIGCDGGFQPFFYSQKPNPNILIGAVVGGPDQNDAFPDDRSDYSRSEPATYINAALVGPLAYLAGSYSK; encoded by the exons ATGACAAGGGGAGCTTCCCAATCATCAATCTCCTCCTTGCTTTCTATCTTCTTCTTATTGTTTTTGGTTCGGAGTGTTAATGGAAATCCTAATTATATGGATGCTTTAGCCAAGTCCATATTATTTTTTGAAGGTCAGAGATCAGGGAAGCTCCCCGCAGGTCAGAGACTCACCTGGAGATCTCATTCTGGTCTTAAAGATGGTTCTGCCGCTAAT GTTGATCTCACTGGGGGCTACTATGATGCCGGCGACAATGTTAAGTTCAACCTTCCAATGGCATATTCCACTGTTATGTTATCATGGGGTTCACTCGAAAACGGGAAGAAAATGGGAGCGCAGTTAGGAAAAGCACGTGTTGCAATCCGTTGGGCCACAGATTACTTACTAAAATGTGCAAATGCTAGCCCTGGTAAACTCTATGTAGGTGTAGGTGATCCAAATGTTGATCATAAATGTTGGGAACGCCCTGAGGACATGGATACAGTTCGAACTGTTTATTCTGTGTCCGCTGGTAGTCCGGGCTCAGATGTTGCGGCCGAAACTGCAGCTGCCTTGGCGGCAGGTTCAATGGTGTTTAGGGTGGTGGATCGTAAATATTCATTATTGCTTCTGAAGACGGCAAAGAAGGTCATGAAATTTGCACTGTCGTATCAGGGTGCCTATAGTGATTCTCTTGGCTCTGCTGTTTGTCCCTTTTATTGTTCTTATTCAGGCTATAAG GATGAATTAATTTGGGGTGCTACATGGTTGTTGAGAGCAACGAACGATGTTTCGTACGCAAACCTAATAAAATCTCTTGCCACTGATGATGGGGTTGATATCTTCAGTTGGGACAACAAATTTGCTGGTGCATATGTTCTTCTCGCCAGG AGAGCTTTGTTGGACAAGGACAAGTCATTTGATCCATTCATTCAAAAAGCTGAAAACTTCATGTGTCGTATTCTACCCAATTCACCTTATTCAACAACACATTATACACCAG GGGGGTTGATGTACAAATTAAGTCAATGTAATCTTCAATATGTTACTTCCATCACCTTCTTGCTCGCAACATATGCCAAGTACATGGTAGCTGCCAAACACACCTTCAATTGCGGTAACACACTTGTAACATCAGAGACCCTCAGGCATTTGGCCAAGAGTCAG GTGGATTACATTCTAGGGGTGAACCCACGGAAAATGTCGTACATGGTAGGCTATGGGCCATCCTACCCACACAAAATTCATCACAGAGGATCATCCATCGCTTCCATCAAAACTTACAAGCAAACCATAGGGTGCGATGGTGGATTCCAGCCGTTTTTCTATTCTCAGAAACCTAACCCGAACATCCTTATTGGTGCGGTTGTGGGTGGACCTGATCAAAATGATGCGTTCCCAGATGATCGAAGTGATTATAGCCGTTCGGAACCTGCCACTTACATCAATGCTGCTTTAGTTGGACCCTTAGCCTACCTAGCAGGAAGCTATAGTAAGTAA
- the LOC113331909 gene encoding pentatricopeptide repeat-containing protein At3g62890-like: MALNLGSWHLSLTSVMVPKMAYLKWAGLAYTPDVKIYVPAVVTRDVQGRKKSNLSKSPTATFYSPLSHLPPCPSIHHIKQAHGLIIAVGLSTNNTIMAHLLSALAISPPDSSPSTSQYSLSIFQRFENPNIFASNSMIRCLAKSQTPQNSFLLYKSMHQNVYCQPNNYTFPFVLQACSKLLGTREGLQIHNHIVKLGFTKDVYIKNSLINFYSMCGQIQSSRQVFDENPQCSDIVTWNAILASYARDEQLDTSEQLFDEMPEKDVISWSTLIVGYVQGGKLEKGLDCFREMKEKGLIPNEAIFVTVLSASAQMGLLEHGKLVHSTIKASNCRMTVPLKTALINMYAKCGCIEMSRQLFDEMRRRDVWSWNVMICGLATHGLGKEALGLFERFTKEGRRPVNVTFVGVLNACGRAGLVNEGRRYFKLMTEVYGIEPEMEHYGCIVDLLGRAGFVEEALQLVENMTIQPDPVLWGTLLGACKVHGQVELGEKLGRKLIEMDPKHDGHYVLLANIYAKARKWEDVVRVRRLMVDRGNNKIAGWSLIEAQGEVHRFIVGDREHKHSLEIYKMLNVIDRRLAEAGYSPDVSPVLHDIGKEEKENAIRVHSERLAISFGLLVTQVGDCIRIVKNLRVCEDCHLVCKMISKVFEREIIVRDGSRFHHFKKELATYLHHHMDSILLQAQQQVTACLFSTQLQS; this comes from the exons ATGGCATTGAACCTTGGCAGTTGGCACCTTAGCTTGACTTCTGTAATGGTACCTAAGATGGCATACCTAAAGTGGGCAGGCTTGGCTTATACCCCAGATGTAAAAATATATGTGCCGGCTGTAGTGACTAGGGATGTGCAAGGCCGTAAG AAGTCAAATTTATCAAAGTCCCCAACGGCTACCTTCTACTCCCCACTCTCTCATCTCCCGCCATGTCCATCCATCCACCATATCAAGCAAGCTCATGGCCTAATCATAGCAGTGGGTCTCTCCACCAACAACACAATCATGGCTCACCTTCTCTCCGCATTAGCTATCTCTCCACCAGATTCATCGCCATCAACCTCACAATATTCACTCTCGATATTTCAACGTTTCGAAAACCCAAACATTTTCGCTTCAAATAGTATGATTAGATGTTTGGCTAAATCCCAAACTCCTCAAAATTCCTTTCTACTGTATAAATCCATGCATCAGAATGTTTACTGTCAGCCTAATAATTATACTTTTCCATTTGTTCTTCAAGCTTGCAGTAAGCTTTTAGGTACTCGTGAAGGACTCCAGATTCATAATCATATTGTTAAACTCGGGTTTACTAAAGATGTTTACATCAAAAACTCTTTAATCAATTTTTATAGTATGTGTGGTCAAATACAAAGTTCCCGTCAAgtgtttgatgaaaatcctcagtGTAGTGATATTGTTACTTGGAATGCAATTTTAGCTAGTTATGCTAGAGATGAGCAGTTAGATACCTCGGAACAGTTGTTTGATGAAATGCCTGAGAAAGATGTGATTTCTTGGAGTACATTGATTGTGGGTTATGTTCAAGGAGGAAAATTAGAAAAGGGGTTGGACTGTTTTAGAGAAATGAAAGAGAAAGGACTAATTCCAAATGAGGCAATTTTTGTTACTGTTCTCTCGGCTTCAGCTCAAATGGGTTTGCTTGAGCATGGGAAACTAGTTCATTCCACTATAAAAGCGTCCAACTGTCGAATGACTGTTCCACTAAAAACTGCTCTTATCAATATGTATGCAAAATGTGGTTGTATTGAGATGTCAAGGCAACTTTTTGATGAAATGCGTCGAAGAGATGTTTGGTCTTGGAATGTCATGATTTGCGGTTTAGCAACTCATGGCCTAGGAAAGGAAGCTCTTGGACTTTTTGAAAGGTTCACGAAAGAAGGGCGGAGACCAGTTAATGTGACCTTTGTCGGGGTATTGAACGCCTGCGGTCGAGCAGGTCTTGTCAATGAAGGCCGGCGATATTTCAAGTTGATGACAGAGGTTTATGGGATTGAGCCGGAGATGGAGCATTATGGGTGCATTGTTGATCTCTTGGGCAGAGCTGGATTTGTGGAAGAAGCTTTGCAATTGGTCGAGAATATGACAATTCAACCAGATCCCGTATTGTGGGGAACATTATTAGGGGCATGTAAGGTTCATGGGCAAGTTGAATTAGGTGAAAAACTCGGCAGGAAACTAATTGAAATGGATCCTAAACATGACGGCCATTATGTATTGCTTGCCAATATTTATGCGAAAGCTAGAAAATGGGAAGATGTGGTCAGAGTAAGAAGACTAATGGTTGAtcgaggaaataataaaattgcTGGATGGAGCTTGATTGAAGCACAGGGAGAGGTTCATCGGTTTATCGTAGGGGATAGAGAGCATAAACACTCTTTGGAGATATACAAAATGCTCAATGTGATTGATAGGCGTCTGGCAGAAGCCGGATACTCCCCAGATGTTTCACCTGTTTTACATGATATAGGAAAGGAGGAGAAAGAGAATGCAATTAGAGTGCACAGTGAGAGGTTAGCTATTTCTTTTGGTTTGTTGGTAACACAAGTTGGTGATTGTATTCGAATTGTGAAAAACTTGAGAGTTTGTGAGGattgtcatttggtttgcaagATGATCTCGAAGGTTTTTGAGCGGGAGATTATTGTAAGGGATGGAAGCCGATTTCATCATTTTAAA AAAGAATTGGCAacttatcttcatcatcatatggACAGCATCCTCCTCCAAGCACAACAACAG GTCACTGCATGCTTATTCTCTACACAACTTCAAAGTTAA